Proteins encoded together in one Scytonema millei VB511283 window:
- a CDS encoding DUF924 family protein, whose translation MSSEQAKRILDFWFGSPEQASYGKPRQIWFIKKPEFDREVEARFLSDYEQAAAGNLDNWKSSPLSCLALILLLDQFPRNMFRGKPQAFATDWQALSTAEYAIAQGYDRELLPVQRWFIYCPFEHSENLEDQNRSVALFQQLSDDPDSADAITYALRHREVILRFGRFPHRNKILERVSTPEEEEFLQQPGSSF comes from the coding sequence ATGTCATCAGAACAGGCAAAAAGAATTTTAGATTTTTGGTTTGGTTCTCCCGAACAGGCTAGTTATGGAAAACCAAGACAGATTTGGTTCATCAAAAAGCCTGAATTCGATCGAGAAGTGGAAGCCCGCTTCCTGAGCGATTACGAGCAAGCCGCAGCAGGGAATTTAGACAACTGGAAAAGTTCTCCCCTCAGCTGTCTGGCTTTAATCTTACTTCTCGATCAGTTTCCTCGCAATATGTTTCGCGGTAAGCCTCAAGCTTTCGCCACTGACTGGCAAGCCCTATCCACCGCCGAGTATGCCATAGCCCAAGGCTACGATCGCGAATTATTACCCGTACAACGCTGGTTTATTTACTGTCCTTTTGAACACAGCGAAAACCTAGAGGATCAAAATCGTTCTGTAGCCCTATTTCAGCAGTTGAGCGACGATCCTGATAGTGCTGATGCAATTACCTATGCCTTACGTCACCGCGAAGTCATTTTAAGATTTGGACGCTTTCCCCACCGCAACAAAATTTTAGAGCGAGTCTCTACCCCAGAAGAAGAAGAGTTTTTGCAACAGCCAGGTTCGTCTTTTTAA
- a CDS encoding class I SAM-dependent methyltransferase translates to MRNERLEREKQFHDAWAAAIDIEGIRVSDYFEACTAPENRFILRQMGDVRGKKILDLGCGAGENSVYFAMKGALCTAADYSPGMVEVALDLAAKNGVKIEGRTMDASALDCPDNSFDFVYAANLLHHLPDPRAAILEMHRVLKPGGKACFWEPLKHNPIINVYRQIATKVRTEDEMPLDINTIDFVKQNFSRTNYDTFWIATLWIFLQFYLIEKVDPNKERYWKKIIIEHQRLAPTYWRLEKWDKLLKKIPGMKRFAWNLAVVATK, encoded by the coding sequence ATGCGAAATGAAAGACTAGAACGAGAAAAACAGTTTCACGATGCCTGGGCTGCGGCAATTGATATTGAGGGAATTCGGGTATCAGACTATTTTGAAGCTTGCACGGCTCCAGAAAATCGGTTTATTCTCAGACAAATGGGAGATGTGCGTGGAAAAAAAATCTTAGATTTAGGTTGTGGTGCAGGAGAAAACAGCGTCTATTTTGCCATGAAAGGGGCGCTATGTACGGCAGCTGATTATTCTCCTGGCATGGTAGAAGTTGCCTTAGATTTAGCAGCTAAAAATGGTGTAAAAATCGAGGGACGAACGATGGATGCATCTGCTTTAGATTGTCCCGATAATTCTTTTGATTTTGTTTACGCTGCCAATTTACTACACCACCTTCCCGATCCGCGCGCTGCCATACTAGAAATGCACCGCGTCCTCAAACCAGGTGGGAAAGCTTGTTTTTGGGAACCGTTAAAACACAATCCGATTATCAACGTCTACCGTCAAATTGCGACTAAAGTTCGCACGGAAGATGAAATGCCGCTTGATATCAACACGATTGATTTTGTTAAACAGAATTTTTCTCGGACTAATTACGATACTTTTTGGATCGCTACGCTTTGGATATTCTTACAATTTTATTTAATTGAAAAAGTCGATCCTAATAAAGAGCGTTATTGGAAAAAAATAATTATTGAACATCAGCGATTAGCGCCAACATATTGGCGCCTAGAGAAATGGGATAAGCTGCTGAAAAAAATTCCTGGGATGAAGAGATTTGCTTGGAATTTGGCAGTTGTGGCAACAAAATAA
- a CDS encoding serine/threonine-protein kinase, whose product MGQDRTLSDVQKIPSLLQKNQFLRYFRWEQLLAGFWGVAAAVATATNGTLVQMIEYQTQTLFFEIRGAVVPPEDIVILTIDEQSLSIPQQYYQTNPEQYAALKPLQAWPWQRLAYAQAIDRLMIAGARAVALDIVFASPSSYGSADDREFRRVLQRYAGRVTLAAEYEQSQLRQGSIIQLTKPIRFLWTKPMSVGFVNFPLELDGKIHRFSSEFPLSLATKDRQQFDNYAAMGVEMPSFEQAVASSIGNCRGAQLCAPTSTTGDRIYFYGPAGTFEYIPFWHVLDADNWNTYLQQGRYFQNKIVIVGATAASLQDFHKTPFSYSWFYPKPMPGVEIQANAIATRLQQRAIALAIPNPFFQGLLVLLLGAGTTILLAKAQRLRSQLGWTIGIAIAWGGISYAVFTYQYSILPTAVPMLAIMLCGGSYWTIGTMSDRRRTIQFKPTATENTTVLESPEANNQQDEIQKLLPHELVTAGKILSGRYQITKVLASGGFSETYIAEDLQRPGRPLCVVKRMKPASNHPQHLQMASRLFQLEAETLEILGKHDRIPQLLAYFEEGEEFFLVQELINGHPLSWELKPGKPVSEIAAIAILQDLLPILAFVHRCKTIHRDIKPSNIMRRHSDGKLVIIDFGAVKQVSNQMLANNGQTNLTVSIGTLGYAPAEQTTGRAFYSSDIYAVGMLLIKALTGFAPHELQLDPQTGEVLWLDKAEVSQELATFIGKMVRYDYTQRYQSASEALVALQNLTGIENTDNNNFGDRDDLLAVAIPTEVDSEDLEASTAFWQVASSNTVGAVEEVDS is encoded by the coding sequence ATGGGACAAGATCGTACACTGTCCGATGTACAAAAGATACCATCGCTGCTTCAGAAGAATCAGTTTTTACGATATTTCCGCTGGGAGCAGCTCTTAGCTGGATTTTGGGGAGTGGCTGCGGCAGTAGCTACAGCCACTAATGGGACATTAGTACAAATGATTGAGTACCAAACCCAGACGCTATTTTTTGAAATTCGGGGCGCTGTTGTACCACCAGAGGATATTGTTATCCTGACAATTGACGAGCAATCTTTATCGATTCCTCAACAATACTATCAAACCAACCCTGAACAATATGCCGCTCTCAAGCCCTTGCAAGCTTGGCCCTGGCAACGACTTGCTTACGCTCAAGCGATCGATCGATTAATGATAGCAGGAGCGCGTGCTGTTGCTTTAGACATAGTCTTTGCATCCCCCAGCAGTTATGGAAGTGCAGACGATCGCGAATTTAGGAGAGTGTTACAACGTTACGCTGGCAGAGTTACTTTAGCAGCAGAGTACGAGCAATCGCAGTTGCGCCAAGGTAGTATCATTCAACTAACCAAACCGATTCGTTTCTTGTGGACGAAGCCAATGTCGGTTGGTTTTGTCAATTTCCCCCTAGAGTTAGATGGTAAAATTCACAGATTTTCTAGCGAATTTCCTTTAAGTTTGGCAACAAAAGATCGGCAGCAATTCGATAATTATGCAGCTATGGGGGTAGAAATGCCCTCTTTTGAGCAAGCGGTGGCATCTTCAATTGGTAATTGTAGGGGCGCACAGCTGTGCGCCCCTACTTCCACTACGGGCGATCGCATTTATTTCTATGGACCTGCGGGGACGTTTGAATATATCCCTTTTTGGCATGTTCTCGATGCCGATAATTGGAACACGTACTTGCAACAGGGGCGTTATTTTCAGAACAAGATTGTGATTGTTGGAGCAACAGCTGCTTCGCTGCAAGACTTTCACAAAACACCTTTTTCCTACAGTTGGTTCTATCCTAAACCAATGCCAGGGGTAGAAATTCAAGCCAATGCGATCGCCACGCGGTTACAGCAAAGAGCGATCGCCTTGGCAATTCCCAATCCTTTTTTCCAGGGGTTGTTGGTGTTGCTATTAGGCGCTGGAACGACAATTTTGCTAGCAAAAGCTCAGCGCCTCAGATCCCAACTGGGATGGACGATCGGCATTGCGATCGCCTGGGGTGGTATCAGTTACGCTGTCTTCACATATCAGTACTCGATCTTACCCACTGCCGTGCCGATGCTAGCAATTATGTTGTGTGGTGGTTCTTACTGGACGATCGGAACGATGAGCGATCGCCGCAGGACAATCCAATTTAAACCTACCGCCACAGAAAATACCACTGTTTTAGAGTCTCCAGAGGCAAACAACCAACAAGACGAGATCCAAAAATTACTGCCACACGAATTAGTCACAGCCGGAAAAATTCTCAGCGGACGCTACCAAATTACTAAAGTTTTAGCTTCGGGTGGATTTAGTGAAACTTACATTGCAGAAGATTTACAACGTCCTGGTAGACCTCTTTGTGTCGTGAAGCGAATGAAACCTGCTAGCAATCATCCCCAGCATTTACAAATGGCTAGCAGGTTGTTTCAACTTGAAGCAGAAACCTTAGAAATTTTAGGTAAACACGACCGAATTCCCCAGTTGCTTGCCTATTTTGAAGAAGGTGAAGAATTCTTTTTAGTCCAAGAGTTGATTAACGGACATCCCCTCAGTTGGGAACTCAAACCTGGCAAGCCTGTGAGCGAAATCGCCGCGATCGCAATTCTGCAAGATTTACTACCAATCCTGGCATTCGTCCACAGGTGCAAGACAATTCACCGCGATATCAAGCCCAGCAACATCATGCGACGGCACTCCGATGGCAAACTCGTCATCATTGATTTTGGTGCTGTCAAGCAAGTTAGCAATCAAATGCTAGCAAATAACGGGCAAACTAACCTGACAGTGAGTATTGGTACTCTAGGTTATGCTCCTGCCGAACAAACCACAGGTCGTGCTTTCTACAGCAGCGATATTTATGCAGTTGGCATGTTGTTAATTAAAGCCTTAACGGGATTTGCACCTCACGAACTTCAACTCGACCCGCAAACGGGTGAAGTGCTTTGGTTAGACAAAGCTGAGGTGAGCCAGGAGTTAGCAACTTTTATCGGTAAAATGGTGCGGTATGATTATACGCAGCGCTATCAATCTGCCTCAGAAGCTCTAGTTGCTCTACAAAATTTAACTGGTATAGAGAATACTGACAATAATAACTTTGGCGATCGCGATGACTTACTAGCTGTTGCCATACCCACAGAAGTTGACTCAGAAGATTTAGAAGCAAGTACGGCATTTTGGCAAGTGGCATCATCTAATACAGTAGGAGCTGTAGAAGAAGTTGATTCATAG
- a CDS encoding LabA-like NYN domain-containing protein produces the protein MPCSMMNRLSIFVDGNNMFYAQQKNGWFFDPRRVLEYFRKEQPDTVLINAFWYTGLKDPQDQRGFRDALISLGYTVRTKILKEYYDDTSGRYSQKANLDIEIVVDMFNTVDQYDRVVLFSGDGDFERAIELLRSKNTHITVVSTEGMIARELRNATDRYIDLNDIRESIEKADY, from the coding sequence ATGCCTTGTTCTATGATGAACCGTCTGTCTATATTTGTAGACGGGAACAATATGTTCTACGCACAACAGAAAAATGGTTGGTTTTTCGACCCGAGAAGGGTGCTGGAGTACTTTAGGAAAGAACAACCAGATACAGTACTAATTAACGCCTTTTGGTACACTGGATTGAAAGATCCTCAAGATCAAAGGGGTTTTCGGGATGCACTCATTAGTTTGGGATACACCGTTCGCACTAAAATTTTAAAAGAGTACTACGACGATACCTCGGGTCGCTATTCGCAAAAAGCGAACTTAGATATAGAAATTGTAGTAGATATGTTTAATACAGTAGATCAGTACGATCGCGTAGTTTTATTTAGTGGTGATGGAGATTTTGAGAGAGCTATAGAATTATTAAGGTCAAAAAATACTCATATTACAGTTGTATCTACAGAAGGAATGATTGCCAGAGAGTTACGGAATGCTACCGATCGCTACATCGATCTAAATGATATTAGAGAATCCATTGAAAAAGCTGATTATTAA
- a CDS encoding AAA family ATPase, which produces MPELRAELNRLSEALNQVVVGQAQLVQQLLVAMLAGGHVILEGVPGTGKTLLVKVMAQLIQAEFRRVQLTPDVLPADITGTNILDLNSRSFTLKKGPVFTEVLLADEINRTPPKTQAALLEAMAEQQVTLDGESLPLPELFWAIATQNPLECEGTYPLPEAQLDRFLFKLTVDYPDRQHEKQMLLNSQKGFQSRRLDIAQIEPVANVQLVLQARQEVKSVQVAEPILDYLLALVQRSRQHPDLTLGASPRCAVAWLQTSQAAAWLAGRGYVTPDDVKAVAPPLLRHRLILKPESLLDGIQIETLITNLLNQVSVPR; this is translated from the coding sequence ATGCCCGAACTCCGCGCTGAATTAAATCGCCTCAGTGAAGCCCTCAACCAAGTTGTTGTCGGTCAAGCTCAATTAGTACAACAATTATTAGTGGCAATGCTGGCGGGGGGACACGTCATTTTAGAGGGCGTACCAGGTACGGGAAAAACTCTGCTGGTGAAAGTGATGGCGCAACTCATCCAAGCAGAATTTCGCCGCGTGCAGCTGACACCAGATGTCTTACCTGCCGATATCACAGGTACGAATATTCTCGACCTTAACAGTCGCAGTTTTACGCTGAAAAAGGGACCCGTATTTACTGAAGTTTTGTTAGCAGATGAAATAAACCGCACGCCACCCAAAACGCAAGCCGCTTTATTAGAAGCTATGGCAGAACAGCAAGTGACTTTGGATGGTGAAAGCTTGCCGCTACCAGAATTATTTTGGGCGATCGCCACGCAAAATCCTTTGGAATGTGAGGGAACTTATCCTTTACCAGAAGCCCAACTAGACAGATTTTTATTCAAATTAACGGTAGATTATCCCGATCGCCAGCATGAAAAGCAAATGCTGCTCAACAGCCAAAAGGGTTTTCAATCTCGACGACTAGACATTGCTCAAATCGAACCCGTTGCTAACGTACAGTTGGTTTTACAGGCGCGTCAGGAAGTCAAATCGGTACAAGTAGCAGAGCCAATTCTAGACTATCTGCTTGCCCTGGTACAGCGATCGCGCCAACATCCCGATTTAACTTTGGGTGCTTCCCCTCGTTGTGCCGTAGCTTGGCTGCAAACCAGTCAAGCCGCCGCATGGCTTGCCGGACGAGGTTACGTCACCCCTGATGATGTCAAAGCTGTAGCCCCACCTCTGCTGCGTCACCGTCTCATCCTCAAACCCGAAAGTTTACTCGATGGAATTCAAATTGAAACACTAATTACTAATTTATTAAATCAAGTTTCTGTTCCAAGATAA
- a CDS encoding SRPBCC family protein codes for MTAMYIGTTIGQTEQTALMRGEILVQTRPHSAWGGAVTACMYLPMQRSQVWQQLTDYPRWVQYFPDVIQSEVLQRGEVKRLYQVARKAFLIFTAQVEIYLNVFEEVQQRIQFRMEKGTFTDFTADLNLQDCGIGTLLTYAVQATPNVPIPSIFIQQAMQFELPENMRKMRQAICKNQ; via the coding sequence ATGACAGCAATGTATATAGGTACGACGATCGGTCAGACAGAGCAAACAGCCTTGATGCGTGGGGAAATTTTAGTTCAAACGCGCCCTCATTCAGCATGGGGCGGGGCTGTGACAGCGTGTATGTACCTACCGATGCAGCGATCGCAAGTTTGGCAGCAGCTCACCGATTATCCTCGTTGGGTACAATATTTCCCCGACGTGATCCAGAGCGAAGTTTTGCAGCGAGGTGAGGTGAAGCGCTTATACCAAGTTGCCCGCAAAGCCTTTCTCATTTTCACTGCCCAAGTTGAAATTTATTTAAACGTGTTTGAGGAAGTACAGCAGCGAATTCAGTTTCGCATGGAAAAAGGTACTTTCACCGACTTTACAGCAGATTTAAACCTGCAAGATTGTGGAATCGGCACTTTACTTACTTACGCCGTACAAGCTACGCCCAACGTTCCAATTCCATCGATTTTTATTCAACAAGCGATGCAATTTGAATTACCAGAAAATATGCGGAAAATGAGGCAAGCGATTTGTAAGAATCAATAG
- a CDS encoding 2-isopropylmalate synthase produces MDNQLGTERVIIFDTTLRDGEQCPGATLNVDEKLAIARQLARLGVDVIEAGFAFASPGDFEAVTRVAKEVGTIDGPIVCSLARAIKADIKAAAEALKPAAKGRIHTFISTSDIHLEYQLKKSKAEVLAIAEEMVAYAKSFMDDVEFSTMDATRTDPEYLYQVLERAIAAGATTINIPDTVGYTTPSEFGALIRGIKENVPNIDRAIISVHGHNDIGLAVANFLEAVKNGARQLECAINGIGERAGNTALEEVVMALHVRRQYFNPFLGRPAESEAPLTHIDTREIYRTSRLVSNLTGMLVQPNKAIVGANAFAHESGIHQDGILKNKLTYEIMDAESIGLTNNQIVLGKHSGRHAFSSRLQELGFNLSETELNKAFLRFKDLADKKKDISDWDLEAIVNDEIKTTPEVFHLELVQVSCGDCTRPTATVTLRTQDGEELTDAAIGTGPVDAIYKAINRVVNVPNQLIEFSVQSVTAGIDAIGEVTIRLRYEDKVYSGHAANTDIIVASAQAYVNALNRLYAALQHQQQRDRSLA; encoded by the coding sequence ATGGACAATCAATTGGGTACAGAGCGGGTCATCATTTTCGATACTACGTTGCGGGATGGCGAACAGTGTCCTGGGGCAACGCTAAACGTCGATGAAAAATTAGCGATCGCCCGTCAACTAGCTCGCTTGGGAGTAGATGTGATTGAGGCAGGCTTTGCCTTTGCTAGTCCTGGCGATTTTGAAGCAGTGACAAGAGTTGCTAAAGAAGTCGGGACGATTGACGGACCGATTGTTTGTAGTTTGGCAAGGGCAATCAAAGCTGACATTAAAGCCGCAGCCGAAGCCTTAAAGCCAGCGGCTAAAGGCAGAATTCATACATTTATTTCCACATCAGATATTCACTTAGAATATCAGTTAAAAAAATCGAAAGCCGAAGTCTTAGCGATCGCTGAAGAAATGGTGGCTTATGCTAAGTCTTTCATGGACGATGTGGAATTCTCAACTATGGATGCTACCCGCACCGATCCAGAATACTTGTATCAAGTTTTGGAACGGGCGATCGCGGCTGGGGCAACGACTATCAATATCCCCGATACTGTCGGGTACACGACTCCTAGCGAATTTGGAGCATTAATTAGAGGCATCAAAGAAAACGTTCCCAACATCGACCGCGCTATTATTTCCGTTCACGGTCATAATGACATCGGTTTAGCCGTTGCTAACTTTCTCGAAGCCGTGAAGAATGGGGCAAGACAGCTAGAATGCGCAATCAACGGTATTGGCGAACGGGCTGGAAATACAGCACTAGAAGAAGTCGTGATGGCGCTGCACGTCCGCAGGCAATACTTTAACCCCTTTTTAGGTCGTCCGGCAGAATCAGAAGCACCGCTAACTCATATCGATACGCGGGAGATTTATCGCACTTCTCGCCTAGTTTCCAACCTGACAGGAATGCTAGTACAGCCGAATAAGGCAATCGTTGGCGCAAATGCTTTCGCTCACGAATCCGGCATTCACCAAGATGGTATTCTCAAAAATAAGCTCACCTATGAGATCATGGATGCTGAGTCGATTGGTTTGACCAACAACCAAATCGTTTTAGGCAAACATTCTGGTCGCCATGCTTTTAGTTCGCGCTTGCAGGAATTGGGCTTTAACCTTTCAGAAACAGAATTAAACAAAGCTTTCTTGCGATTTAAAGACTTAGCGGATAAGAAAAAAGATATTTCCGACTGGGATTTGGAGGCGATTGTCAACGACGAGATCAAGACGACTCCAGAAGTCTTTCATCTAGAATTAGTCCAAGTGTCGTGTGGCGATTGCACTCGTCCGACGGCAACTGTTACCTTACGGACTCAAGATGGTGAAGAACTAACCGATGCAGCGATCGGGACGGGACCCGTAGATGCTATATATAAGGCGATCAATCGGGTGGTAAACGTCCCCAATCAGTTGATCGAATTTTCCGTCCAGTCCGTAACGGCGGGAATTGATGCAATCGGGGAAGTCACGATCCGACTGCGCTACGAAGATAAAGTCTATTCCGGTCATGCAGCCAATACAGACATTATCGTTGCTTCTGCCCAGGCATACGTCAACGCCCTGAATCGGCTTTATGCAGCATTGCAGCATCAACAGCAGCGCGATCGCTCGTTAGCATAG
- a CDS encoding four helix bundle protein, whose protein sequence is MANYTPITERTKKFAIRVIKACSFLDDKPGVCRTLSRQLLRSGTSVGANVREAQSAQSDKDFLSKLEIALKEARETEYWLEILIESGMVKLNKFQPLLTEASEIVGILVASTRKLKQK, encoded by the coding sequence ATGGCTAATTATACTCCTATTACTGAAAGGACAAAGAAATTTGCAATTAGAGTGATTAAAGCTTGTAGTTTTTTAGACGACAAGCCAGGAGTATGTAGAACTTTATCTAGGCAGCTACTTAGGAGTGGTACTAGTGTTGGTGCAAATGTCCGTGAAGCACAATCCGCACAATCAGACAAAGATTTTTTAAGCAAGTTAGAAATCGCGCTCAAAGAAGCCCGTGAAACAGAATACTGGTTAGAAATTCTCATTGAATCTGGCATGGTTAAACTCAACAAATTTCAACCTTTACTAACAGAAGCATCAGAAATTGTCGGTATTCTTGTCGCATCCACCCGAAAACTAAAACAGAAATAA